The Nocardia vinacea genome contains the following window.
GCGAGCCGTCCGTGTCCCGGCGGGTGTGCAGGAAGACCGACAGCGCCCAAGCCGTGTGCATGGAGGGCACGCAGTTGCGTGGCGTGAAGGAGTCGAAGGACAGCGGCGTCGGATTGCGATCGATCGGCGGGACGAAATCGGGCCAGAAGTTGCCCACCTGCATGCCGTGGCCATCCGCACCGTAGCCGAACATCGGGCCGACCACCGGGAAGATCACGTAGATGACCGGACCGATCAGTCCGAGCACCAGGAAGGTTCGCACCAGATAGTGGGTCGGCCACACCCCACTCGATACCACCCGGCGCAGCTGCCACACCGCGACGACAATCGCCGCCACCGGCAGTTCGATATAGACCCAGTGCAGCACCGCATAGACCACCGGTCCGAGCGCATCCACCACGCGGCCCATCACCCAGGACGGATCGCCGAGCGCATGGTCGGCCAGCGCCACATAGACGTCATAGACCTGCGGCCGACTGACGACCGTAATGTGCAGCCACACATCACCGACCTTGGTGGCCAGCACCAGCAATGCGCCCAGCGCGGCGGCGTGCAGCGCATTGCGTCGCTCCACCCCGCTCCAGCGGAATCCGGCGACCAGCGCCAGACCGGTGAGCACGAGCGTCGGCCCATTGCCGATGGCGAACGACTCGCCGCTCAGCACCCGAATACTCGCCCACACCACGTCGATACCCGCCGCGATGCCGACCGCGATCATCCTGCGGCGCTTGGAGATTCCGACCAGCGCCAGGATGAGTCCGGCCCACGACACGGACATGGACTTAGGTGTGCCGACATAGTCGTGCCACAGACTGCCGAGCGGCCCCTCGAAATCGTGCCCGATCGAACCCACCTGTAGGGCGACGAGCAGCACCGGAACCGCCGCGATCGCGGCCGCCGTCCAGATCCGCGAACGCGGCACGCGCACCCGCTCAGTATTCGATTTGCGGCGCTCCCGGGTCCCTCCGTGGTTACGCTCCGCTACCGCCTCCGGGCCCGTCGCTCGCGCCGCGGAGACGCTGCCACCCTTTGGACTCGGATCTTCGACAAGCACGTCGACCATAGTAAACGGCGAATGAACGCCATCCCCCTGACCAGCTGAACGTCAGCCGACCTTTCGACCAGGCAGAACTACTGGTCCAACTCCTTGACCAGGGCATCGACCACCGCGACCAGATCACCCTGGGTGCTCGCGGCCACTTTGCGCTGCCGCTGATAGGACGCGCCGCGCTGTGGGATCTCCGCCACCAGTGCGAGTTCGTCCGCACAACCGAGCCGCTTGGCGGTCGGCTCCAACCGCTGCAGCAGATCCATCAGATCGTCGGTGACCAACCGCTCATTGCTGTCGTCGTCCACGACGATGATCGCGTCGAGCCCGTAGCGGGCCGCGCGCCACTTGTTCTCCTGAACATGCCACGGCGGGATGGTCGGCAGCGTCTCGCCGTTCTCGAGGCGCTGATCGAGATCGACGATCAGGCAGTGGATGAGCGCGGCCATGGCCGCCAGCTCCGCGCGGGTCGAGATCCCATCGCAGACCCGCACCTCGATGGTGCCCCATTTCGGCGCGGGCCGGATATCCCAGTGCATGCCGCCGAGCTGTTCGAAGACCCCGGTCTTCATCTGGTCGTGCACGAAATGCTCGAACTGGGACCAGTTTTCGAATTGGAACGGCAGACCGGCGGTGGGCAACTGCTGGAACATCAGCGTACGGTTGCTCGCATAGCCGGTATCCGAACCCGCCCACATCGGGGAGGACGCGGACAGCGACAGCAGATGCGGATACGACAACAGCAGCGAGTTCAGGATTGGAAAAA
Protein-coding sequences here:
- a CDS encoding glutamate--cysteine ligase; translation: MAGTAIARVPFPGSPRPTIGIEWEIALVDKVTRDLSNTAAAVFDSLGDLHAYDGTPQVTKELLRNTVELVTGVHNTVGEAVDDLRGTMDIVRRAADPLGVDLFCAGTHPFAQWSAQQLTRSPHYDELIDRTQWWGRQMMIWGVHVHVGVSHGEKVFPILNSLLLSYPHLLSLSASSPMWAGSDTGYASNRTLMFQQLPTAGLPFQFENWSQFEHFVHDQMKTGVFEQLGGMHWDIRPAPKWGTIEVRVCDGISTRAELAAMAALIHCLIVDLDQRLENGETLPTIPPWHVQENKWRAARYGLDAIIVVDDDSNERLVTDDLMDLLQRLEPTAKRLGCADELALVAEIPQRGASYQRQRKVAASTQGDLVAVVDALVKELDQ
- a CDS encoding DUF5933 domain-containing protein, whose translation is MWTAAAIAAVPVLLVALQVGSIGHDFEGPLGSLWHDYVGTPKSMSVSWAGLILALVGISKRRRMIAVGIAAGIDVVWASIRVLSGESFAIGNGPTLVLTGLALVAGFRWSGVERRNALHAAALGALLVLATKVGDVWLHITVVSRPQVYDVYVALADHALGDPSWVMGRVVDALGPVVYAVLHWVYIELPVAAIVVAVWQLRRVVSSGVWPTHYLVRTFLVLGLIGPVIYVIFPVVGPMFGYGADGHGMQVGNFWPDFVPPIDRNPTPLSFDSFTPRNCVPSMHTAWALSVFLHTRRDTDGSQAPLWLRCLGAFWLAATLTATLGFGYHYGVDLVAGAVLCLTVESALRDPERGWGWFRVRLVLFGVVILGALLLSFRYLAVSMAEYPVLAGTVVLALLAAMAAAFHATWFAGAPVVETEEVTVDAARVS